A window of Pirellula sp. SH-Sr6A contains these coding sequences:
- a CDS encoding DUF1156 domain-containing protein produces the protein MRQLQETLSEESRGRWEGIAGGKFSFDASSPEDMVVLRLALLDFVADFANWDNSTVPAFLETSRALTQAAHEALGGVSGTRPLLVDPFAGGGSIPLEALRVGADAFGSDLNPVPQLLNKIILEYLPKYGEKLADEVSKQGARVKIAVQKSLSTFYPVDSDGANPIAYIWARTVKCEGPACGAEIPLIRSMWLSKKGVRPVALQLIPNQSHSRIDFRIIVKTRDGWVWQDSPSSRVLNPMFEGTMKRSSATCPCCGYTTPANNVKEQLALRRGGANDARLVCIVTVKTGVVGRSFRLPTVKDLQAIDAAGNEIARLDEVKGEGEIPSEDLPYLRSIFNIHLLGVHKWRYLFSNRQLLALLTFVREIKKCYAAIDSDDHEFRLAVISCLALTLSKLTDLANSLCAWEPNVVTVQHLFGRQAMGIVWDFAEGNPIGASRGSWDVYHDNTVFVLREYSNKWHIGHSEAASADKHPLPNDSVDLFVTDPPYYDAVPYADLSDFFYVWLKRILVDWMPSTFCTELTPKKQEIVQLSERNPKYSYKTKENFERLMTAAMAEGRRVLRPEGVGVIVFAHKTTTGWETQLQSLIAAGWMITASWPIDTELATRLRGMNSAVLASSVHLVCRPRETIEGALVQSIGEWRDILAELPRRIHEWMPRLAAEGVVGADAIFACLGPALEVFSRYSRVEKANGETATLREYLEHVWAAVSSEALALIFKDVSAAGLEPDARLTAMWLWTIGGGASSYGKKSGNDEVDESLDEETGDDEENSTKAGKSKVASGLVLEYDAARKIAQGLGIHLEQSESLVEVKGDKARLIPVAERTTYLFGKGTTVTTYGPSRKKKLKQRSLFEELGEIEAAEAGWIDLQGPTPGTTVLDRVHQAMILFAGNRGELLKRFLVEDGVGKDERFWKLADNLNKLYPSGTEERRWVEGVLARKKGLGL, from the coding sequence ATGCGCCAACTACAGGAGACTCTGTCCGAAGAATCGCGAGGACGGTGGGAAGGGATCGCAGGTGGAAAGTTTAGCTTCGACGCCTCAAGTCCCGAGGATATGGTAGTACTACGTCTTGCCTTGTTGGACTTCGTTGCTGACTTTGCCAACTGGGACAACTCCACAGTTCCAGCATTTTTGGAGACAAGTCGAGCGTTGACTCAAGCGGCTCACGAGGCTCTCGGGGGAGTTTCAGGGACGAGACCGCTGTTAGTCGATCCGTTCGCCGGAGGTGGATCGATTCCACTTGAAGCATTGAGAGTGGGTGCCGACGCCTTTGGTAGCGACCTTAATCCGGTTCCACAGCTCTTAAATAAAATAATCCTTGAGTACTTACCTAAGTATGGCGAGAAACTCGCTGACGAAGTGAGCAAGCAAGGAGCCAGAGTAAAGATTGCAGTTCAAAAGTCACTCTCCACATTTTATCCAGTCGATTCAGACGGAGCGAATCCAATTGCATATATCTGGGCAAGGACAGTCAAGTGCGAGGGGCCTGCTTGTGGTGCCGAGATTCCTCTGATCCGGTCTATGTGGTTGTCGAAGAAAGGAGTCCGTCCGGTTGCACTGCAGTTGATTCCAAATCAATCCCATTCTCGCATAGACTTTCGAATCATCGTGAAAACTCGTGACGGCTGGGTCTGGCAAGATTCCCCGTCCTCGCGTGTTTTGAATCCGATGTTTGAAGGCACCATGAAGCGTAGTTCGGCAACATGCCCTTGCTGCGGATATACGACACCAGCAAACAATGTTAAAGAGCAGTTGGCACTGCGGCGAGGCGGAGCCAATGATGCCAGATTAGTTTGCATTGTGACTGTCAAAACAGGTGTCGTTGGAAGATCTTTTCGGTTGCCAACGGTCAAAGACCTGCAGGCCATCGATGCTGCAGGCAATGAAATTGCACGACTCGATGAGGTCAAAGGCGAAGGAGAGATACCGAGTGAAGATCTTCCTTATTTACGAAGCATTTTCAATATCCATTTGCTCGGTGTTCACAAATGGAGATACTTGTTCTCCAATAGACAGCTGCTCGCGCTCCTTACATTTGTCCGCGAGATCAAAAAATGCTATGCGGCAATTGATTCGGACGACCATGAATTTCGATTAGCTGTGATAAGCTGTCTTGCATTGACTTTGAGTAAGTTGACCGACTTGGCAAACAGCCTCTGCGCTTGGGAACCGAATGTTGTAACAGTTCAGCATCTCTTCGGACGCCAGGCGATGGGAATCGTCTGGGATTTTGCCGAAGGCAACCCAATAGGTGCATCGCGAGGCAGTTGGGATGTCTATCATGACAACACAGTATTTGTATTGCGAGAGTACTCAAACAAGTGGCATATAGGGCATTCTGAAGCAGCGTCCGCCGATAAACATCCATTACCTAACGATTCAGTAGATTTATTTGTTACTGATCCTCCATACTACGATGCCGTTCCTTATGCTGACTTGTCTGACTTCTTTTACGTATGGCTTAAACGAATTCTTGTCGATTGGATGCCATCAACATTCTGCACTGAGCTTACACCAAAGAAGCAGGAAATCGTCCAGCTCTCCGAACGCAATCCAAAATATTCATACAAGACAAAGGAAAATTTTGAGAGGCTAATGACCGCTGCTATGGCAGAAGGACGAAGAGTTCTAAGGCCGGAGGGGGTCGGAGTAATTGTATTTGCACACAAAACAACTACAGGGTGGGAAACTCAGTTACAATCATTGATAGCCGCCGGTTGGATGATTACGGCCTCTTGGCCAATCGATACGGAACTAGCAACCAGACTGCGTGGAATGAATTCGGCAGTGCTCGCTTCCTCCGTCCATCTTGTCTGCCGACCTCGGGAAACAATTGAGGGTGCTCTCGTTCAATCCATTGGCGAGTGGAGGGATATCCTTGCCGAGTTGCCGAGGCGTATTCACGAATGGATGCCGCGATTGGCCGCCGAAGGAGTCGTTGGAGCTGATGCGATTTTCGCTTGTCTTGGGCCAGCGTTGGAAGTGTTCAGTCGCTATAGCCGCGTTGAGAAAGCAAACGGTGAAACTGCAACTCTTCGGGAATACCTCGAACACGTTTGGGCCGCTGTTTCCTCTGAAGCGCTTGCGCTGATCTTCAAGGATGTGAGTGCTGCTGGTTTGGAACCAGACGCTAGGTTAACTGCTATGTGGTTGTGGACGATCGGCGGTGGAGCGAGTAGCTACGGAAAGAAGTCCGGTAATGATGAAGTAGATGAAAGTCTCGACGAAGAGACCGGTGACGACGAGGAAAATTCTACGAAAGCAGGAAAATCAAAAGTCGCAAGTGGTCTTGTACTTGAGTACGATGCCGCTCGCAAAATTGCTCAGGGACTAGGTATTCACCTTGAGCAATCTGAGTCACTTGTTGAAGTAAAAGGTGATAAAGCAAGGTTGATTCCCGTTGCAGAACGGACAACATACTTATTCGGTAAAGGGACGACCGTAACAACGTATGGACCTAGTCGTAAAAAGAAGCTCAAGCAGCGGTCGTTGTTTGAAGAACTTGGCGAAATCGAGGCAGCGGAAGCTGGTTGGATTGACCTGCAAGGTCCTACGCCTGGCACCACCGTACTTGATCGTGTTCACCAGGCTATGATTCTGTTCGCGGGTAACCGTGGAGAACTGTTGAAGCGATTCCTTGTAGAAGACGGGGTTGGTAAAGACGAGAGGTTCTGGAAGTTGGCTGACAACCTCAACAAGTTATACCCATCCGGAACCGAAGAGCGTCGCTGGGTTGAAGGCGTGTTGGCTCGGAAGAAAGGATTGGGGCTATGA
- a CDS encoding ATP-binding protein, with protein sequence MAKLKPWYQVVTPREDLRDNRPLEASEFAVHLDHIRTGRDTVSKDYTNPARFFERTYLTASLLELSSQVVRRLNGIQLETSAVFNMATQFGGGKTHSLTTLFHLARHGEESKSWKGVERILEKAGVRTIPKARTAVFVGTEFDAITGRKGDGEPTRKTPWGEIAWQLGGAEAFAKVAEHDAQGVSPAGDVLREMLPTGPTLILMDELLNYISSGRRLGLRDQFFNFLQNLCEEARGRNNLAMCISIPRSDLEMNPDDQRDHDSIKKLCDRTGKAILMSADREMQEIIRRRLFEWDGLPKDALATISAYAEWAADHSQELAGVDRDAVYEQFKSCYPFHPSVISVFERKWQSLPRFQRTRGVLRLLALWVSHNYQEEHRKNSQEPLITLGLAPLDNPLFRAAVFEQLGSSELEIPVTADITGKTSESHSLRLDKEATDAIKKAQLHRKVATTIFFESNGGQSQARAEASLPEIKTNVCSPDVNTADVDTVLEALAGSCFYLQWERNRYRFGLSPNLNQVLVSRRGSVEVPAIEDRIRKRTEELFRKNSSDACKFLEREFFPKRSNDVKEMPRVTLVVMSIEHLAEERVTMDLMESIVRDCGSSGRTFKSALIFAAADPNESIHEKTREVLAWEDIEDDDETKKRIEEDQLNLLKRNLKNAQRDLDEAIFRAYKHLYLLDKQNKLRHIDLGNITSSSAGSLAEAYLQRLGASGGLDEIVESVPARKLQAFWPASLNEWSTKSVRDAFYSSPLLPRLLNPEQIKRAIADGVTQGLIGYATKDSAGRLKLERLKESLFDADVEISEDVFILRPEEAQKLREPPRLTQLIVRPEHVVVKVGDQVSFTCAGTDQYGQPIALDKVDWSATGGAIDSNGLMTIGEHSGVFSVKATTNGAEALAEVRVTTSEEIPPPTPIGERYVRWRGAVPPQKWMNFYTKVLSKYATMPDLKLEVVFEAKVDREQADAKMHETKAALRDLGLDDTVSS encoded by the coding sequence ATGGCAAAGCTTAAACCCTGGTACCAAGTAGTCACTCCGCGAGAGGACTTGCGAGATAATCGACCGCTTGAAGCATCGGAGTTTGCGGTTCATCTGGACCACATTCGAACAGGTCGCGATACAGTGTCGAAGGACTACACCAATCCTGCGCGTTTTTTCGAGCGTACTTATCTGACCGCAAGTCTATTGGAATTATCTTCTCAGGTTGTTCGTCGGTTGAACGGTATCCAATTGGAAACCTCAGCCGTTTTCAACATGGCAACGCAATTTGGCGGCGGAAAGACTCACTCACTTACGACACTGTTTCACTTAGCTCGGCACGGTGAAGAATCGAAATCATGGAAGGGAGTGGAGCGTATTCTCGAGAAAGCGGGCGTCAGAACGATTCCTAAAGCTCGCACCGCAGTCTTCGTCGGAACGGAGTTTGATGCGATCACCGGTCGCAAAGGGGATGGGGAACCGACTCGGAAAACGCCCTGGGGTGAAATTGCATGGCAGCTGGGCGGCGCAGAAGCATTCGCAAAAGTAGCTGAACACGATGCCCAAGGCGTTTCTCCGGCAGGAGATGTTCTTCGAGAGATGCTGCCGACAGGTCCGACACTCATCTTGATGGACGAATTACTGAATTACATCAGTAGCGGACGCAGGCTAGGACTACGCGACCAATTCTTCAACTTTCTTCAGAACTTGTGCGAAGAGGCTCGAGGCCGAAACAATCTGGCTATGTGCATCTCAATCCCACGTTCTGACCTTGAAATGAATCCTGATGACCAGCGAGATCATGATTCGATCAAGAAACTATGTGATCGTACGGGCAAGGCTATTCTGATGTCTGCTGATCGTGAAATGCAAGAGATTATCCGACGTCGTCTCTTTGAGTGGGATGGACTACCTAAGGACGCTCTTGCGACTATCTCTGCGTATGCGGAATGGGCTGCAGATCATTCTCAGGAGCTAGCAGGAGTCGATCGCGATGCTGTTTATGAACAGTTCAAGTCTTGCTATCCATTCCACCCCTCCGTAATCTCTGTTTTTGAACGCAAATGGCAAAGCTTGCCGCGATTTCAGCGAACTCGCGGCGTACTGAGGCTGTTGGCTCTTTGGGTGTCTCACAACTACCAGGAGGAGCACCGCAAAAACAGCCAAGAGCCCCTTATCACATTAGGGCTCGCACCGCTCGACAACCCACTTTTTCGTGCTGCAGTCTTTGAGCAGCTTGGATCATCCGAGCTCGAAATTCCGGTGACCGCAGACATTACAGGAAAGACGAGTGAATCCCATAGCTTGCGGCTCGACAAAGAAGCGACTGATGCAATCAAGAAGGCACAGCTCCATCGCAAAGTTGCAACAACCATTTTTTTTGAATCGAATGGAGGTCAGAGCCAAGCCCGTGCAGAAGCATCGCTACCAGAAATCAAAACCAATGTATGCAGTCCCGACGTCAACACAGCGGACGTGGATACTGTGCTCGAAGCTCTTGCTGGCTCATGCTTTTATCTACAATGGGAGCGAAACCGATATCGTTTTGGGCTTTCGCCGAATTTGAATCAAGTGCTTGTTAGTCGGCGCGGCAGTGTCGAGGTTCCAGCGATTGAAGATCGAATCAGAAAAAGAACCGAGGAATTATTCCGCAAGAACTCTTCAGATGCCTGCAAGTTTCTCGAGCGTGAGTTCTTTCCAAAGCGTAGCAATGACGTTAAGGAGATGCCACGGGTTACGTTGGTAGTAATGTCAATCGAGCATCTCGCTGAAGAGCGGGTTACCATGGATCTCATGGAGTCGATCGTACGAGATTGTGGTTCAAGCGGACGAACATTCAAATCCGCACTAATATTCGCTGCTGCAGATCCCAACGAGAGCATTCACGAAAAGACACGTGAAGTTCTCGCTTGGGAGGATATTGAGGATGATGATGAAACGAAAAAAAGAATCGAAGAAGATCAGCTAAATCTGTTAAAACGCAATCTGAAGAATGCCCAGCGCGATCTAGACGAAGCGATCTTCCGTGCATACAAGCACCTCTATTTGCTTGATAAGCAGAATAAACTGAGGCATATCGATTTGGGCAACATTACTTCTAGCTCCGCTGGAAGTTTGGCGGAAGCCTATCTCCAGCGACTGGGGGCGAGCGGTGGCCTCGATGAGATTGTTGAGTCTGTGCCTGCTCGCAAGCTACAAGCCTTTTGGCCTGCATCGCTCAATGAATGGTCAACAAAGTCCGTTCGAGACGCATTCTACTCGTCACCATTGCTTCCTCGATTGCTAAATCCGGAACAAATCAAGCGAGCAATTGCCGATGGTGTGACACAGGGGCTGATCGGTTATGCAACAAAAGACTCTGCGGGGCGATTGAAGCTTGAACGACTAAAGGAAAGCTTGTTCGATGCAGACGTGGAAATCTCTGAGGATGTTTTCATTTTGAGGCCTGAGGAGGCGCAAAAGCTTCGTGAGCCTCCGAGATTGACACAATTGATTGTGCGGCCGGAGCATGTAGTTGTGAAAGTCGGCGATCAGGTTTCGTTCACTTGTGCGGGTACTGACCAGTATGGCCAACCAATTGCCTTGGACAAAGTAGACTGGTCGGCAACCGGTGGAGCGATTGATTCGAACGGGCTGATGACAATTGGCGAGCACTCGGGCGTTTTTTCGGTTAAAGCGACAACCAATGGTGCTGAAGCTCTTGCTGAAGTTCGTGTAACAACGAGTGAAGAAATACCCCCACCGACTCCGATTGGCGAGCGGTACGTGCGATGGCGAGGGGCCGTACCACCTCAGAAGTGGATGAATTTCTACACGAAAGTGCTGAGCAAGTATGCAACTATGCCAGACTTGAAACTAGAGGTCGTTTTTGAGGCGAAGGTGGATCGGGAGCAAGCCGACGCAAAGATGCACGAAACAAAGGCGGCTCTTCGAGATCTGGGACTCGATGATACGGTTTCAAGTTAG
- a CDS encoding helicase-related protein has product MAAAGQESARARAVGFTMAMLQRRMASSIYAVRRSLERMRARRQKILDDPDAYRQELIERKLPDDFEELTDEERQSIIDRLEDEVLSVDPAALRSEIGRLTQLIDQAKQLEDRNIQTKLQKLKAILKEEGIFDNAKMKLLVFTEHKDTLDYLAGDGRDDRPLGKLREWGLTLTQIHGGMKVGDRDTPGSRIYSEREFRESAQVLVATEAAGEGINLQFCWLMVNFDIPWNPVRLEQRVGRIHRYGQEKDCLVFNFVAQNTREGRVLQTLIERLKEIREDLGSDQVFDVVGEVFPSNLLEKLFREMYARQMNEHQIQDRIVRDVSPERFREITESTLEGLAKKELNLSAIVGKSTEAKERRLVPEVIELFFVAAAPETSLHPKRLEGRDKTSDRCNVYRIGKVPRHLVVIGDRQEARFGRLGREYGKIVFDKALLGTDPTLEWVTPGHPLFETVRTDVVSRTEDALRRGTVFFDIHRSYPGLIDVFAASIKDGRGHCLHRRLFLVETLATGEMRVHEPTLLHDIIPAPNGTPAPGDTIPDRSQVELYLYTKVLEPWVRKEAAIRENEVARIAKHVEISLNSLIDRQNHQLGEFLNRQVEGETVTGLDGIISQAEQHLDDLNNRLESRRRELELERHCAIADIGHLGRAWIVPHPDRASPQVAPMVRDDDVERIAVQLAIAHEEARGWVVESVESENRGFDLISRRPHPEDPMTFIEVRFIEVKGRACVGVVALSSNEYQTAVRLKDDYWLYVAFNCVGTPQLYTVKNPVELGWKPVMAVEHYQIGADKIGGHRAEKS; this is encoded by the coding sequence ATGGCGGCTGCGGGGCAGGAATCGGCTCGCGCTCGCGCGGTTGGCTTTACTATGGCAATGCTACAAAGGCGGATGGCGTCGTCGATCTATGCTGTTCGCCGCAGTCTAGAGCGGATGCGAGCGCGACGTCAGAAGATTCTTGACGATCCAGACGCTTATCGGCAGGAACTGATTGAACGCAAGTTACCTGACGACTTTGAAGAGCTCACAGATGAAGAACGTCAGTCTATTATTGACAGGCTAGAAGACGAGGTTCTATCGGTTGATCCAGCAGCGCTTCGTTCAGAAATTGGGCGACTTACGCAATTGATTGACCAAGCAAAACAGCTAGAAGATCGAAACATTCAAACTAAACTGCAGAAGTTAAAAGCCATCCTGAAAGAAGAAGGAATTTTCGATAACGCAAAGATGAAGTTGCTTGTTTTCACCGAACACAAGGACACCCTTGACTACCTTGCAGGGGATGGTCGCGATGACCGACCCTTGGGAAAGCTGCGTGAATGGGGGCTTACACTCACGCAAATCCATGGCGGTATGAAAGTTGGCGACCGTGATACGCCCGGAAGTCGTATCTATTCCGAACGTGAGTTTCGCGAGTCAGCTCAGGTACTCGTGGCAACGGAAGCAGCTGGCGAAGGAATCAACCTTCAATTTTGCTGGCTAATGGTCAATTTCGATATCCCTTGGAACCCTGTACGACTCGAACAACGAGTTGGACGAATCCATCGCTACGGGCAGGAGAAAGATTGTCTTGTATTTAATTTTGTTGCACAGAATACCCGAGAAGGCCGCGTCCTTCAGACACTCATAGAGCGGCTCAAGGAAATCCGTGAGGATCTCGGTAGTGATCAAGTATTTGATGTTGTTGGCGAGGTGTTCCCTTCAAACCTTTTGGAGAAACTGTTTCGCGAGATGTACGCTCGCCAAATGAATGAGCACCAAATCCAAGATCGCATCGTTCGTGATGTAAGCCCCGAGCGATTCCGTGAGATCACGGAATCTACACTTGAGGGGCTCGCAAAGAAGGAGCTCAATCTTTCCGCTATCGTCGGCAAATCAACGGAAGCGAAAGAAAGACGACTCGTACCAGAGGTTATTGAGTTGTTTTTTGTGGCTGCCGCACCAGAAACCAGTCTTCACCCAAAGCGATTGGAAGGCAGAGACAAAACTTCTGATCGCTGCAATGTCTATCGCATCGGAAAGGTGCCTAGGCATCTGGTTGTCATTGGGGATCGACAGGAAGCTCGCTTTGGTCGTCTTGGTCGAGAATACGGCAAGATTGTCTTTGACAAGGCTTTGCTTGGTACAGATCCGACACTTGAATGGGTGACTCCTGGGCATCCTCTTTTTGAAACCGTGCGAACGGATGTCGTTAGCCGAACGGAAGACGCGTTGCGGCGGGGCACAGTCTTTTTTGATATACATCGCAGCTATCCAGGGCTCATCGACGTTTTCGCGGCATCAATTAAGGATGGTCGTGGTCATTGCCTTCACAGGCGACTATTTCTAGTTGAAACACTAGCGACAGGTGAGATGAGGGTACATGAACCAACGCTTCTTCACGATATCATTCCAGCTCCAAACGGTACTCCGGCCCCTGGAGACACGATCCCAGATCGCAGCCAAGTCGAACTGTACCTTTACACGAAGGTCCTTGAACCTTGGGTTAGGAAAGAAGCGGCCATTCGGGAGAACGAGGTCGCACGAATTGCTAAGCATGTTGAGATAAGCCTCAATTCGCTCATAGACCGACAAAACCATCAGTTGGGTGAATTCCTCAATCGACAAGTCGAAGGCGAGACTGTAACTGGGCTAGATGGAATCATTTCTCAGGCGGAACAGCATCTAGATGATCTAAACAATCGGCTAGAGTCAAGGCGTAGGGAACTTGAGCTTGAGCGACATTGTGCAATTGCAGATATAGGACACTTGGGGCGAGCTTGGATCGTTCCACATCCTGACCGCGCTAGTCCACAAGTTGCGCCGATGGTTCGTGACGATGACGTTGAACGTATTGCGGTTCAATTAGCCATCGCACACGAAGAGGCCCGTGGCTGGGTAGTAGAAAGTGTTGAATCTGAGAATAGGGGATTCGACTTAATCTCCCGTCGCCCGCATCCTGAAGATCCAATGACTTTTATCGAAGTGCGTTTTATCGAGGTCAAGGGACGGGCTTGTGTTGGGGTTGTAGCGCTGAGTTCCAATGAGTACCAGACCGCTGTTCGACTCAAAGACGACTACTGGCTCTACGTCGCGTTCAACTGCGTAGGAACTCCGCAACTCTACACGGTTAAGAATCCGGTCGAACTCGGCTGGAAGCCTGTGATGGCTGTGGAGCACTATCAGATCGGTGCTGACAAGATTGGAGGGCACCGTGCAGAAAAAAGTTAA
- a CDS encoding DUF1156 domain-containing protein, which translates to MEALTAFAKRVNPERITAEMRQLQETLSEESRGRWEALAAGKLSLNPDDAVDMRDLRMALLDFIADFANWDNSTVPAYLETSQTLTQAAHEALGGEPGTRPLVVDPFAGGGSIPLEALRVGADAFASDLNPVPVLLNKVVLEYIPKYGIRLAEEVRKWGAWIKEHAEKELAEFYPNDPDGGTPIAYLWARTILSEAPDANLAPVEVPLLRTMWLSKRRGFAFALRWIRDKQGKVVTDDVLVQSGDQPKRIRRPRLEIFSPVSDSEVENGTVKGGSATCPVSGFTTSAARVKEQLKTQRGGAQSARLYAMYVERSSTRGFRTATSTDLTLFHSATRASEEVLRKNPDAFPIENINPIRPYKNSRGLSAVTRIGCITFSDLYNRRQALAIHTLYEALTKIEDLDHGLETDLLKAVQVALAFAINRSVSQNTSMSRWDASRLTIKGAFSKQALAVVWDFAEANPFSGGSADWDGAIAWVTKFIYANSILSSPGTVVRSSATRSILPTDSAAALVTDPPYFAAIPYADLSDFFYVWFRRGLRDVFGELFKSSLSEKDDELIVTNAQKGPGGRQKDDMFFREGMATALRTARDCVLPSGIGVVVYAEGTTAGWEAILGAIIDAEWMVTSSWPIDTEMTNRTQAHESASLQSSIHIICRPREDASGAVTQKVGEWRDVLRELPIRIHEWMPRLAAEGVVGADAIFACLGPALEVFSRYSRVEKANGETATLREYLEHVWGTVSSEALSLIFKDANAAGLEPDARLSAMWLWTIGGGSSKEGKKPKANSEEADDSDDASDDDDDLSSGSKGKSTGGFVLEFDAARKIAQGLGVDLEQCESLVEVKGDKARLLPVAERKTYLFGQEAQAGNFGIGRRKKMQQKTLFAELDEIEAAEAGWIDLKGPTPGTTVLDRVHQAMILFAGNRGELLKRFLVEDGVGKDERFWKLADNLNKLYPPATDERRWVEGVLARKKGLGL; encoded by the coding sequence GTGGAGGCTCTAACAGCGTTTGCCAAGCGAGTCAATCCAGAGCGAATTACCGCCGAGATGCGCCAACTACAGGAGACTCTGTCCGAAGAATCGCGAGGACGGTGGGAAGCCCTGGCGGCCGGTAAATTGTCACTGAATCCGGACGATGCCGTTGATATGCGCGATCTGCGGATGGCGTTGCTCGACTTCATCGCCGACTTCGCAAATTGGGATAACTCGACAGTTCCTGCATATCTGGAGACAAGTCAAACACTTACTCAAGCAGCTCACGAAGCGTTGGGTGGAGAGCCAGGGACAAGGCCTTTAGTTGTTGATCCTTTTGCAGGTGGCGGTTCGATTCCACTGGAAGCATTGCGAGTCGGTGCCGATGCGTTTGCGAGTGACCTCAACCCAGTTCCTGTGCTGCTGAACAAGGTCGTACTCGAGTACATCCCCAAATACGGAATTCGGCTGGCTGAAGAAGTACGCAAATGGGGAGCGTGGATTAAGGAACATGCAGAAAAGGAACTCGCCGAATTCTATCCCAATGACCCCGACGGCGGGACCCCGATCGCATATCTCTGGGCACGGACGATCCTATCGGAGGCACCAGATGCAAATCTTGCACCTGTGGAGGTGCCGCTATTAAGAACGATGTGGCTGTCTAAGCGTAGAGGGTTCGCATTTGCACTTCGTTGGATTCGGGACAAGCAAGGTAAAGTCGTAACGGACGATGTATTGGTTCAAAGTGGCGACCAACCAAAACGCATACGAAGACCACGTCTTGAGATCTTTTCTCCAGTGTCGGATTCAGAGGTAGAGAATGGAACTGTCAAAGGTGGCTCCGCGACATGTCCCGTCTCAGGCTTCACTACCTCTGCGGCACGAGTCAAGGAACAGCTGAAGACGCAAAGAGGTGGTGCTCAGTCGGCGAGGCTTTACGCGATGTACGTTGAACGCAGCAGTACGCGTGGTTTTCGGACTGCAACTTCGACTGACTTGACTTTATTTCATTCAGCCACACGGGCTTCGGAAGAAGTCTTGAGAAAAAACCCAGATGCTTTTCCTATCGAAAATATTAACCCAATTCGTCCCTACAAGAATTCACGAGGGCTGAGTGCCGTCACACGAATCGGCTGTATTACATTCAGCGACTTGTACAATCGACGTCAAGCGCTTGCGATTCATACGTTGTATGAGGCGTTGACAAAGATTGAAGATCTTGACCACGGATTAGAAACTGACTTACTCAAGGCTGTGCAAGTCGCCCTAGCATTTGCGATCAACCGATCAGTCTCCCAAAACACTTCAATGTCGAGATGGGATGCAAGCCGACTGACAATCAAAGGCGCATTTTCAAAACAGGCTCTTGCTGTCGTATGGGACTTTGCCGAGGCAAATCCATTCTCCGGTGGATCCGCAGATTGGGATGGCGCGATTGCATGGGTTACAAAGTTCATATATGCAAATAGTATCCTTTCATCGCCTGGTACTGTTGTACGCTCATCTGCGACGAGAAGTATTCTTCCAACTGATTCAGCGGCAGCACTCGTTACTGATCCACCATATTTCGCAGCCATTCCATATGCTGATCTCTCAGATTTCTTTTACGTTTGGTTCCGTCGCGGACTTCGCGACGTATTTGGCGAACTCTTCAAATCGTCGTTGAGTGAAAAAGATGACGAATTGATTGTCACAAATGCGCAGAAAGGGCCAGGGGGGCGGCAAAAGGATGACATGTTTTTTCGCGAGGGAATGGCAACTGCCTTGAGGACTGCACGAGATTGCGTTCTACCCTCAGGTATCGGTGTAGTAGTATATGCTGAAGGGACGACCGCAGGTTGGGAGGCAATATTGGGAGCAATTATCGATGCCGAATGGATGGTGACTTCGTCATGGCCCATCGATACTGAAATGACAAACCGCACGCAAGCGCACGAGTCCGCATCGCTTCAGTCGTCTATTCATATCATCTGCCGACCACGTGAGGACGCTAGCGGAGCGGTAACTCAAAAAGTCGGTGAATGGCGAGATGTGCTCCGGGAATTGCCGATTCGGATCCATGAATGGATGCCTCGCTTAGCAGCCGAAGGAGTGGTGGGCGCGGATGCGATCTTTGCGTGCCTAGGACCGGCATTGGAAGTTTTCAGCCGGTATTCTCGCGTTGAGAAAGCCAACGGTGAGACGGCGACGCTCCGAGAGTATCTGGAACACGTCTGGGGAACGGTTTCTTCCGAAGCTCTCTCATTGATCTTCAAAGACGCAAATGCGGCCGGGCTGGAACCCGATGCTCGCCTGTCCGCCATGTGGCTTTGGACAATCGGCGGTGGATCCTCCAAAGAAGGTAAAAAACCAAAAGCGAACAGCGAGGAAGCCGACGATTCAGACGATGCCTCGGACGATGACGACGATTTGTCATCGGGTAGCAAAGGCAAGTCGACAGGTGGGTTTGTGCTGGAATTCGATGCGGCTCGCAAGATCGCTCAGGGATTGGGGGTGGATTTGGAGCAATGCGAATCGTTGGTGGAAGTCAAAGGCGACAAAGCCCGATTGCTCCCCGTCGCTGAGCGGAAAACGTACTTGTTCGGACAAGAAGCTCAGGCAGGTAATTTCGGGATAGGACGTCGGAAAAAGATGCAACAGAAAACTCTGTTTGCAGAACTCGACGAAATCGAAGCCGCAGAAGCAGGCTGGATCGATCTGAAAGGGCCCACGCCCGGCACCACCGTACTTGATCGTGTTCACCAGGCAATGATTCTTTTCGCAGGAAACCGGGGAGAACTGCTGAAGCGATTCCTTGTAGAAGACGGTGTTGGCAAAGACGAGAGGTTTTGGAAGTTAGCGGATAACCTCAATAAGCTTTACCCGCCAGCAACCGACGAACGCCGCTGGGTCGAAGGCGTGTTGGCTCGGAAGAAAGGGTTAGGGCTCTAG